One part of the Sphingobacterium sp. LZ7M1 genome encodes these proteins:
- a CDS encoding DUF5106 domain-containing protein: MKINNILTLGFLAGFLLLSSCNQNTNSKNNDAEALGEPTEIAAYTPPKAPDNIQGEEAKITYVFNHFWDNFNFRDTSKLFDPNYGEQAVADYIGHFPLVQPDTLKDGIENLFNEAKIENSVFEFFKYQFDNYLGNPNSPMRNDQYYETFLDYLIGSGKLSPDEKIKYETLLPLLRKNKPGSTATDFSFLTADGSISSLNEIKAPFTMLIFYEPGCSTCEEAIGQIKSNPGFNAVLEKGALKILALYPDGNKEIWENYQKNIPSNWINGLDENQTVVTKGLYMIKATPTIYLMDENKKVILKDTNLNQVIQFFQNI; the protein is encoded by the coding sequence ATGAAAATAAATAATATATTGACCTTAGGATTCCTTGCCGGATTTCTTTTATTGTCATCTTGTAACCAAAATACAAACTCGAAAAACAATGATGCCGAAGCCCTAGGTGAACCTACTGAAATTGCTGCCTATACCCCGCCAAAAGCTCCTGATAATATCCAAGGGGAGGAGGCAAAGATCACTTATGTATTCAACCATTTTTGGGACAACTTCAATTTTAGGGATACCAGCAAGCTTTTTGACCCTAATTATGGGGAACAAGCTGTCGCTGATTATATAGGACATTTTCCATTGGTGCAACCGGATACCCTGAAAGATGGAATAGAAAATCTGTTCAATGAAGCGAAGATCGAAAACTCAGTTTTTGAATTCTTTAAGTACCAATTTGACAACTATCTTGGCAATCCTAATTCCCCAATGCGAAATGATCAGTATTATGAAACTTTTTTAGACTATTTGATCGGGTCAGGTAAGCTATCTCCAGATGAAAAGATTAAATATGAAACATTATTGCCCCTGTTAAGGAAAAATAAGCCGGGCAGCACAGCCACTGATTTCAGTTTCCTTACAGCAGATGGCTCTATTTCTTCCCTAAATGAAATCAAAGCGCCATTTACCATGCTTATCTTTTATGAGCCTGGTTGTAGTACTTGTGAAGAGGCTATAGGTCAGATAAAATCTAACCCTGGCTTTAATGCTGTCCTTGAAAAAGGTGCCCTTAAGATTTTAGCGCTTTACCCTGATGGTAATAAGGAGATTTGGGAAAACTATCAAAAAAATATACCTAGCAACTGGATCAATGGCTTAGATGAAAATCAAACAGTCGTTACCAAAGGATTGTACATGATCAAAGCTACACCTACCATTTATTTAATGGATGAGAATAAAAAAGTCATATTGAAAGACACAAACTTGAATCAAGTCATCCAATTCTTCCAAAACATTTAG
- a CDS encoding DUF4230 domain-containing protein — translation MTKILKVLIVLGLIIGITWFVWERIKPAPTKETNHQILVEKIESMGKLELVKYRLSDVVEHKNMTAYLPDASVLLIIKADAVGCIDLGKLKAEDVKVIDDSVTISLPKPEICYVKIDHKASKVYDTKMAFFREATLVDEAFKAAEQEITNQVKKSDILEQTKNNATHVLRPLLEGLGYTKINLTFY, via the coding sequence ATGACAAAGATATTGAAAGTATTAATCGTTCTAGGATTGATCATTGGAATCACTTGGTTTGTATGGGAAAGGATAAAACCAGCTCCCACAAAAGAGACCAATCACCAGATACTAGTGGAGAAAATCGAGTCAATGGGTAAACTAGAACTTGTAAAATATCGCTTGAGCGATGTCGTGGAGCATAAGAATATGACAGCATATCTTCCCGATGCCAGTGTTTTGTTGATCATCAAAGCGGATGCGGTTGGTTGTATTGACTTGGGAAAACTGAAAGCAGAAGATGTAAAGGTCATCGATGATTCAGTTACCATTAGTTTACCGAAACCAGAAATCTGCTATGTAAAAATAGACCACAAAGCTTCAAAGGTGTATGATACTAAAATGGCATTTTTTAGGGAGGCGACCTTGGTAGATGAAGCTTTTAAGGCGGCTGAGCAAGAAATCACCAATCAGGTTAAGAAGTCTGATATTTTGGAACAGACCAAAAACAACGCTACGCATGTATTGCGTCCTTTATTAGAAGGATTAGGCTATACAAAAATCAATTTAACTTTTTATTAG
- a CDS encoding IS110 family transposase, whose protein sequence is MLRQNTDLNFDGQPIYIGIDVHLKSWNVAIYSKDLFLKCIHQESNVGVLVNHLWKNYPGASYHSVYEAGFCGFWIHRELQAHGVHNIVVNPADVPSTQKELLHKSDPIDSKKLGRALRAGVLRGIYVPSPDCEDARSLVRLRHSTVREIGRMKNRLKSFLYTNGISYPEAFLHNGTHWSRRFMAWLKEDVHIKGEFGRRTLELLVRKVEYHRGFLLELNRELRSMMAQQVHAVDYALLRSVPGIGPVTAMSLLVELEDIRRFANSDHLASFIGIVPTRHSSGERDPDGELTFRRHELLRRMLVEASWIAVRNDPVLALGFSKACLKMKKNLAIIKVARKLVNRIAYVLRTREKYVIGVVK, encoded by the coding sequence ATGCTACGACAAAATACGGATTTAAATTTTGATGGACAACCGATCTATATCGGAATAGATGTCCATCTAAAGAGCTGGAACGTTGCGATCTACAGCAAGGACCTGTTCCTTAAGTGCATCCACCAGGAATCCAACGTGGGGGTCCTGGTGAACCATCTCTGGAAAAATTATCCCGGAGCCTCCTACCATTCGGTATATGAGGCGGGGTTCTGCGGTTTCTGGATCCATCGCGAACTCCAGGCGCACGGGGTCCACAACATCGTGGTCAATCCCGCCGATGTCCCCAGCACCCAGAAGGAGCTGCTCCACAAGAGCGATCCGATAGATAGCAAGAAACTGGGCAGGGCCCTTCGGGCCGGTGTCTTACGGGGGATATACGTCCCTTCGCCCGATTGTGAGGACGCCAGGTCCCTAGTGCGGCTGCGCCATTCCACGGTGAGGGAGATCGGCAGGATGAAGAACCGGCTGAAGTCATTCCTGTACACCAATGGCATCAGCTACCCCGAGGCCTTCCTGCACAACGGGACGCACTGGTCCAGGCGGTTCATGGCGTGGCTGAAGGAGGATGTCCACATCAAGGGCGAATTTGGCAGGCGGACGCTGGAGCTGCTGGTCCGGAAAGTGGAGTACCACAGGGGATTCCTGCTGGAGCTGAACCGGGAACTCAGGAGCATGATGGCCCAGCAGGTGCATGCCGTGGACTACGCGCTGCTGCGCTCTGTCCCGGGCATCGGTCCGGTGACGGCCATGAGCCTGCTGGTCGAGCTGGAGGACATCCGGCGGTTCGCCAACAGCGACCACCTGGCCAGCTTTATCGGCATCGTGCCGACCAGGCACAGTTCAGGTGAGCGTGACCCGGACGGAGAACTGACCTTCCGCAGGCACGAGCTGCTGAGGCGGATGCTGGTCGAGGCATCCTGGATCGCCGTGCGGAACGACCCGGTGCTGGCCCTGGGCTTTTCAAAGGCCTGCCTGAAGATGAAAAAGAACCTGGCGATCATCAAGGTCGCAAGGAAACTGGTCAACCGGATAGCGTATGTGCTGAGGACCAGGGAAAAATATGTTATTGGAGTAGTGAAATGA
- a CDS encoding class I SAM-dependent methyltransferase, with translation MSNKERKDVFKVYDIIGESFYENRSQNLMEEKYLESICSLIPKAVKILDLGCGSGKPIFEYFKKRGHKLLGVDASEKMLAIARKNFPEDDFLLMDMRQLNLDQKFHAIIAWHSFFHLEAKDQENMFTIFQELLEPNGILMFTTGNEHAEVWSENYGQNLYHASLSPEKYQELLSVHQFKLIQHSVEDPECGGATVWIAQLIQ, from the coding sequence ATGTCGAATAAAGAGCGGAAAGATGTATTTAAGGTATATGATATCATTGGGGAAAGCTTCTATGAAAATAGAAGCCAGAACCTGATGGAAGAAAAGTATCTAGAATCGATCTGCTCGTTGATTCCAAAAGCAGTAAAAATATTGGATCTGGGTTGTGGCTCCGGGAAACCGATCTTCGAATATTTCAAAAAAAGGGGACATAAACTGCTTGGCGTAGATGCCAGTGAAAAAATGCTGGCTATCGCCAGAAAAAACTTTCCTGAAGATGATTTCCTATTGATGGATATGCGCCAATTGAACCTAGATCAAAAGTTTCATGCCATCATTGCTTGGCACAGTTTCTTTCATCTGGAGGCAAAGGACCAAGAAAATATGTTCACCATATTCCAAGAACTTTTGGAGCCTAATGGAATATTGATGTTTACCACTGGCAATGAGCATGCGGAAGTTTGGAGTGAAAATTATGGGCAGAATTTATATCATGCTTCCTTATCTCCTGAAAAGTACCAAGAGCTATTGTCGGTACATCAATTTAAACTTATCCAGCATAGCGTTGAAGATCCCGAATGTGGCGGTGCTACAGTTTGGATCGCTCAGTTAATCCAATGA
- a CDS encoding sensor protein KdpD translates to MEEQRKSAEHFLELIKQSRRGKFKIYLGMCAGVGKTYRMLQESHNLLRNGIDVQIGYIETHNREETVAQLAGLPLLPRKKIYYKGNELEDLDVDLVLQKHPEVVVVDELAHTNVPGSKNEKRWQDVMELLDAGINVISAVNIQHLEGLQADVGDLLSVPVYERIPDRVIQSADEIVFVDISVEDLIGRLREGKIYTKEKIETALKNFFQSEQLLLLRELALKEVAAHAIKKHEREKKPDSKRKAERFMVCIGTDEKKAKNLIRRTARLASYYQADWFVLYIQTPKESTDKIALDKQRYLINNFKLATELGGQVIQVQGKDVPESIVDQVLRMEITTLCVGWPYWPFLRILWSMGIFRRLLKKLEKIQVDIIILS, encoded by the coding sequence ATGGAAGAACAACGTAAATCGGCCGAACACTTTCTGGAACTGATCAAACAGTCCAGAAGAGGAAAATTTAAGATCTATTTAGGGATGTGTGCTGGTGTTGGGAAAACCTACAGGATGCTGCAGGAATCGCATAACCTATTAAGGAATGGTATTGATGTGCAGATAGGTTATATTGAAACCCATAATAGAGAGGAGACTGTTGCACAATTGGCCGGTTTGCCGTTGCTTCCAAGAAAGAAAATATACTATAAAGGCAATGAGTTAGAAGATCTAGACGTCGATCTGGTTTTGCAGAAACATCCTGAGGTTGTGGTGGTGGATGAACTTGCCCATACGAATGTTCCGGGAAGCAAAAACGAAAAACGTTGGCAGGATGTAATGGAACTGCTGGATGCTGGCATAAATGTAATATCAGCCGTCAATATCCAACATCTGGAAGGTCTACAGGCAGATGTTGGTGATTTGTTATCTGTTCCAGTCTATGAGCGCATTCCAGATCGGGTAATTCAGTCAGCAGATGAAATAGTCTTTGTTGATATCTCAGTTGAGGACCTAATCGGTCGATTAAGGGAAGGTAAGATCTATACAAAGGAAAAGATTGAGACTGCGCTAAAGAATTTCTTTCAATCCGAGCAATTGCTTTTGTTGAGGGAGCTGGCTTTAAAAGAAGTTGCTGCCCATGCGATCAAAAAACATGAACGCGAAAAAAAACCAGATTCAAAGCGCAAGGCAGAAAGGTTTATGGTATGCATTGGAACAGATGAAAAAAAAGCCAAGAACCTGATTCGGAGAACAGCAAGGCTTGCGAGTTACTATCAAGCCGATTGGTTTGTCCTTTATATACAGACCCCAAAAGAGAGTACCGATAAAATAGCGCTCGATAAGCAACGTTATCTCATTAATAATTTTAAATTGGCGACCGAATTGGGTGGACAGGTTATCCAGGTCCAAGGGAAGGATGTACCGGAGAGCATCGTCGATCAAGTTCTTCGTATGGAGATCACGACTCTCTGTGTTGGTTGGCCATATTGGCCATTCCTCAGGATCCTTTGGTCCATGGGGATATTTAGAAGACTATTAAAGAAATTGGAAAAGATTCAAGTTGACATCATTATTCTATCATGA
- a CDS encoding MFS transporter: MPKQSFSYDQSKTSYPILLAIALAHLSNDMIQAIIPASYPLLKENFHLSFAQIGVITFCFQLSSSLLQPVVGAYTDKHPKPYSQLIGMMFSIIGVIALAYSNNYYSVLFSVTMVGIGSSIFHPESSRVAFLSSGGKRSLAQSIFQIGGNTGSALAPLLLALFVVPHGQRYILWFLLVGVFAQIVLSYIAVWYKQVLTAVKGQAKKMVKLPDLSNATINFSIFILLLLIFSKYVYIASITSYLQFYLMEKFAISDVQSQVYLFYFLIAIALGTLFGGFLGDYLGRKYIIWFSVLGCAPFSLLLPFASLFWSGILVFIIGLIMASAFPSILVYAQELLPRKLGMVSGLFYGFAFGMGGIGAAILGYWADHTSLENIYMVCAYLPLIGITAYFLPNMKKVKFKESLD; this comes from the coding sequence ATGCCAAAACAATCATTCTCATACGATCAATCGAAAACTTCTTACCCAATCCTCCTTGCTATCGCCCTTGCCCATCTTTCCAATGATATGATCCAAGCGATTATTCCCGCTTCATATCCACTATTGAAAGAAAACTTTCATCTGAGCTTTGCGCAGATTGGCGTGATTACATTCTGTTTCCAACTGTCTTCCTCTTTATTGCAGCCAGTTGTGGGCGCTTATACTGATAAGCATCCCAAACCATATTCCCAACTGATCGGCATGATGTTCAGTATTATTGGGGTTATTGCATTAGCCTATTCCAATAATTATTATTCGGTATTGTTTTCGGTAACTATGGTTGGTATTGGATCTTCCATTTTCCATCCTGAATCTTCTCGGGTGGCTTTTTTATCCTCTGGTGGGAAAAGGAGCTTGGCACAGTCCATTTTTCAGATCGGAGGAAATACAGGCTCTGCACTGGCACCCTTATTACTGGCCTTGTTTGTCGTTCCGCATGGTCAACGTTATATTTTATGGTTCCTATTGGTAGGTGTGTTTGCGCAGATCGTCCTTTCCTACATTGCGGTTTGGTACAAGCAGGTCCTGACTGCCGTAAAGGGACAGGCCAAAAAAATGGTCAAATTGCCTGACCTATCGAATGCTACGATCAACTTTTCCATCTTTATCCTTTTGCTGTTGATATTTTCTAAATACGTCTATATTGCCAGCATTACCAGTTACCTGCAATTTTACCTGATGGAAAAATTTGCCATCAGCGATGTACAGTCACAGGTATATCTATTTTATTTCTTGATAGCTATTGCTTTGGGAACCCTGTTTGGAGGCTTTTTAGGAGATTATTTGGGCAGGAAGTATATCATTTGGTTTTCCGTTCTTGGCTGTGCGCCATTCAGTCTGTTGTTGCCTTTCGCTAGCCTTTTTTGGTCCGGCATATTGGTATTTATCATAGGGCTGATCATGGCTTCTGCCTTTCCATCTATCTTAGTCTATGCACAGGAACTCTTACCGAGAAAGTTAGGGATGGTTTCCGGACTTTTTTATGGATTTGCATTCGGAATGGGAGGGATAGGAGCAGCAATCCTAGGTTATTGGGCGGATCATACCTCACTGGAAAATATCTATATGGTATGTGCGTATCTGCCTTTAATTGGCATCACGGCATATTTCCTTCCTAATATGAAAAAAGTGAAGTTTAAGGAATCATTGGATTAA
- a CDS encoding ATP-binding protein produces MKIKAKLYLGIGLLFLMILILAAVSTLFVSSLKKDTENVLSANYNSVEYARNMLKASDEMHLNKEAIAQLESNFARQKQNVTEQGEKDITERLSTQLARLKENPDDPIVGQEFRADLVKLMTVNMDAIVMKSDHAKEMASNAFVLISVIGALCFLIGFVLFINLPSNIANPIKKLTESISEIARQNYKQRLYFEGDSEFVELASSFNSMAERLQEYSNSKLDQILEEKKRVETLVNSMHDPVIGLDEDRKIIFINDECLQVSGLKRTDLLHSNIDELVNHNDLVRNLIDVNNRESTLKIFADNKESYFEKEVIPMEITPTGELKSQKIGELIVLKNITAFKEMDVAKTNFIATVSHELRTPIASIQLSSELLKHPRTGSLTDEQKKLLEGIEEDSLRLLRITSELLNVSQVETGNIKLYSQISDPLPIIQYALNATRMQAEQKHIEISTEIEEDISKIYVDEEKTAWVLTNFITNAIRYSPVNSKIVVSLKKENKHLLFSVKDHGKGIDAAYRSKVFDRYFQIPGSVRTGTGLGLSISKDFIENQGGKIGVESELGVGSTFYFRLPMINP; encoded by the coding sequence ATGAAAATTAAAGCTAAACTCTATTTAGGTATCGGATTGTTATTTCTAATGATCCTGATCCTTGCTGCGGTAAGCACCTTATTTGTCAGCTCCTTGAAGAAAGATACGGAGAACGTGCTTTCAGCAAACTACAATTCTGTGGAGTATGCCCGCAATATGCTAAAGGCTTCAGATGAAATGCATTTGAATAAAGAAGCCATAGCTCAATTGGAAAGCAATTTTGCTAGGCAGAAACAAAATGTAACTGAACAGGGTGAAAAGGACATCACCGAGAGGCTTTCCACGCAGTTGGCCCGCTTAAAGGAAAACCCAGACGATCCCATTGTAGGTCAGGAATTCCGTGCTGATTTGGTGAAACTGATGACCGTGAATATGGATGCCATTGTCATGAAAAGTGATCATGCCAAGGAAATGGCAAGCAATGCTTTCGTCCTGATTTCCGTTATTGGCGCACTCTGCTTCCTGATTGGTTTTGTATTATTTATCAATCTTCCAAGCAATATTGCCAATCCTATCAAAAAACTGACGGAAAGCATCTCTGAGATCGCCCGTCAAAACTATAAACAACGCTTATATTTCGAAGGAGATTCCGAATTCGTTGAACTGGCGAGCTCATTCAATAGTATGGCTGAACGACTTCAAGAGTACTCGAACAGTAAATTAGATCAGATCCTCGAAGAGAAGAAAAGGGTAGAAACCCTTGTCAATAGCATGCATGATCCTGTAATTGGTCTGGATGAGGACCGAAAGATCATCTTCATCAATGATGAATGCCTACAGGTTTCAGGACTAAAGCGCACAGACCTATTACATAGCAATATTGATGAATTGGTAAATCACAATGATTTGGTCCGTAATCTGATCGATGTAAATAATAGAGAGTCAACGCTAAAGATCTTTGCCGATAATAAGGAAAGTTATTTTGAAAAGGAGGTCATTCCTATGGAAATTACGCCTACAGGGGAATTGAAAAGCCAGAAGATAGGGGAGTTGATCGTACTGAAGAATATCACTGCCTTTAAGGAGATGGATGTGGCAAAGACCAATTTCATCGCAACGGTTTCGCATGAGTTACGGACTCCAATTGCATCCATACAGTTGAGCTCTGAGTTGCTTAAACATCCAAGAACAGGTTCATTGACCGATGAACAGAAAAAGCTATTAGAAGGAATTGAAGAGGATAGCCTTAGGCTATTACGGATAACAAGCGAATTATTGAATGTATCGCAGGTTGAAACAGGGAACATTAAGCTGTATTCCCAAATTTCGGACCCATTGCCAATTATTCAGTATGCATTAAATGCGACCAGGATGCAAGCCGAACAGAAGCATATTGAAATCAGCACTGAAATAGAAGAGGATATATCCAAGATATATGTGGATGAGGAAAAAACGGCTTGGGTGCTAACCAACTTTATCACCAATGCAATCAGGTATTCACCGGTGAACAGTAAGATTGTAGTATCCCTCAAAAAGGAAAATAAGCATTTATTGTTTTCCGTCAAAGACCATGGTAAAGGTATTGATGCGGCCTATCGTTCAAAGGTATTCGACCGATATTTCCAAATACCAGGCAGCGTACGTACAGGAACTGGACTGGGATTGTCGATTTCCAAAGACTTTATTGAAAATCAAGGCGGTAAAATTGGTGTCGAAAGTGAATTGGGAGTCGGAAGTACCTTTTATTTCAGGCTTCCAATGATAAACCCTTAA